From Pseudodesulfovibrio nedwellii:
CAAAGGATATGATGATTCTTGAATAGTTGCTTTATCAAAATCGAAATGAACATCCAGATTTACGCCCGGAACGTCCGGTCGAACCACGGTGTTTTCATTTGATTCCGGTGGAAGGGTTACGCCGGGGCCGGGATCGGTGGCGGTAGTCGCGGGCGCTTCGACCAACTGGGTTAGACTGGGTTTTACCTGAGCCGGGTTGTCCACATATTTGTATTGTGTGTCGGGTGAAGGCAACCATGCCTTGAGCGGAATAGTCATGTCCTTGGCAATTTCACGAATGATTTTGTTGAAAGGAGCTTCACTCATGCGGAATTCATGTTTGAAATAAAAATAGTCGTCCGGCGGACGTTCTTCAAGGCGGCCTGATTGCATCATGGTCCAGAGGAGAATGCCGCTACCTGCCGCATAGATGTCGACCTGTACGGTAATCGCGGTGTCATCCAATGTATGCCCTGCATAGAAGTAGGGGACTTTGCCCAGAATGAGCAGATCAGCACCCCGTCTTCGAGCGGTTTCCAGAGCGGTGGACAGCCCTTGGTACCGTGTGCCTGATTGTAGTTCCATGACTGGGAAGAGGCGTTCCTCTGTCCAGGCTGAATAGAATATTTGTGCAAAGGAGTCGGATAGGCTGGCGTGATCGCTCGTGCGCTGCTGGATAACAAAGGGATAAAAATAGGCCGTTAAAGGTCTATATTGTTTCCCTCTGGGATGGACCGAAACTTGAAGTGGCGATTTCCTGACGGTTGGATCGGAATAGACTTTTGTCTGATCCGTCAAGGAAAGGTCCACGTTCGCGCACGCGGATAATATGAGTAACAAAGCGAAAAATAATACTTTTTTCATGACATTCACCGGCTTGTGGTTGCAACCGTTCCGCCCCATGCGCCAAGTGCGTGACAGGGGCGGATTTCAATGGCTCAATTAAAGCAATATGTATGCCGGGAATATTATTGAACGGTTTGTGTGGGTGCAGGTGCAGACTCTATGGATTCTAGCAACTGGTCGCGGGATTCCTTGAGACCCTGACGAAGCAGGAGTCGTTTCCCCGTGGAAAGCCGTCTAAATTCTGGTCTGTCAGTCAGTTCGGATAGGCGGTTCATTTCCACGAGAACATTGCGGATTAATTTTTGGATATCCCGTTCTCTGGGGTTGAGTTGGGCAGCCAGTACTGCCAAATCTCGGATTTCCATCGCCATCTCCTTGAGACGACGTGGGGCTATTTGCCGGGCGAGTTTTCGTTGTGCCTTGAGGTCCTGTATTTTGTTTTTGAACCAACCAAACATAATCCCTCCTACATCGTAGGCATCTGTCCCTGCATACCAATAACGGCGAGGATCATACCGATAAGCAGTGGCATGAGTATAACCGGAATGATAATGAAGTAGGATATCTTGTGGATATACTTGAGGCCGATGGCAGTCAGGACCAATCCCCATATGGCGTTCAGGAGCATCCATACGCTGACCACTTCAAGGGTCACTAATGGAATTATCCCCGTAATCATTGGGGCATAGGCATAGGCAACAGCTCTGAAAGACCCTTCGAAACCTTTATTGCCTGCTCGAAACAGTTTCAGGATGAGATGGTAGAATCCAGTAATGAAATAAATGGACATGGCCGCAAAGGCGGGTGTGACCAGAAGTTCGAACAGTCCGTTGGTTGTGTTGTATGCGACGACTTCCAGGCCGTTTGAAGTGATGTCAATGCTGGGAGTCAGGCCTGCAACACCCCATGCAAATTGGGCCAGAGCCTGAATCATCGCCACAAGAATGGCAAAAGTCAGAGGTTTGGACAAACCTCCACCTACGGGCATGACCGAAAAGAAGAGACGCGGTGAAAACAGGGCCAGTTTTATTGTCATGAACAGGCCGCCGAAAAATCCATAGCGATCCAATTGCTCAAAGGGCGGCGGAACTTCCATGGAGGCTTCTGGGGTTTCGTTTTCATCGCTTTCAGTCTGCATGGGATCGGGGAAATCTTCACTAAATTCGCCATTCCAGCCATCCACGGGCTGTTGCTCGTCGGTCTGTGGCGTCTGGCCGGAAGGGTAGATTATTTTGGGTTCGTCCAATGGCTCGGGGAAATCTGCATTGAATTCACCGTTCCAGCCATCGACAGGTTCTGGCCCATTCTGATGAGTATAGGGTTCAGTTGATGTCGGTTCATTGGACGTGTCAGAATTGTGTTGAGGTGTTGCTTTCGGTTCGGGCGGAGCCATGGCGTCCAGCTGTTTCCATAGGTCTTCCTTGGGCTTTTCGCCCGGAGTGGGAAGGTCTGGGAAAGTCCGTTCGGATGTTTCCGGTTCCGGGGACTTGGCTTGTTCTTGTGACGTAACAATGGGCTCCGGTGCCGGAGCTTCCGGTTCCTCAATGACAAATTCCTGTTCCGGTATTTCGCGAAATTTGAATTTCGTTTGACATTTTGGGCAGGTGGCAACCTGCGAACGAGGGGGTATCTTGCTTTCGTCCACTTCGCGGGCGAATTTGCATTCGGGACATATTATCTGCATTGCCGTTCCTTGAATGACATGAATGATGACGTTGAGAGGTCCTAGCCATTTTGTACGCAACAATCAAGCCGTCTGCAAATCCGTGCAGGATTATGCAGGGTTTTCTTCGAGCATAAGCATCTGAATCGCACCCATGATGAATGACGCTTCGGCGAAGAGGGATCGTTCCACATTGGGATAATCCTCGCTGAGTACATGCGTTATGGTGTCACCACCTGCTTTGTCAAAGCGTTTTAATTTGGCGGTCAGAACCTCAGGCGACTTGCGTAGGCGGCTGTAATGCAGGATAGGAGCGTCCAACGCAAGGGCTGTGCGTCCCTGAATACCTGTCAGTCGTTCGTGGATGGGGCGCTCAAAGCGGATGTCTTTACTGTTTTTGAAAAGACGTAATTGGAGGTCGGGCCAAAGACCGTACCCAACTTTGGAATGATTTTCGTCCGGGTACAGAGTCATCCTGGGAAAATAACAAGCTTCCAGCCTTTTTACGAGCATACAGGCCGGGAAGAGATCCCACACTTCTTCGTTGAACATCTCGTCACCGTCCAGACATAGAATCCAATCGCCTTCACATTCGTCAAGCATGCGGTTTCGCTGGGATGCGAAATCATCGAGGGGGTGGGCGAAGTGACGGACCGGAGCAGCACAAGGGTAGTTTGTTTCTGGGACGGTTTCATTGTCCCAGACTACGACCACTTCTTTGACCCAATCAGGGAATTGACCAAAATATACGTCGAGGTCTGGTTCGTCCGGGCTGAGAATGGCGCCGACAGAGAGATCGGGGGCAGCCACACCCACGTGACTTAGGTAGGAACTATTGATGGCCTGATGTGGTTTGCTCTGCATGAACAGTCGTTGCAGAGATTGATATTGTTGTTTGGTTTCGTCATCCATGGTTGGGTTTAGAACGAGGGTGGCCGTGTCTGACGATACATTAGCCAGAGCCAGGAGATACAACTGTGCCCACAGGGAAGTATCGCAGATGAGATTGACGTTTGAGTTCTTGTCAGTCCAATCCGAATTGGATTTCAGAAAGGTCCGGGCTGTATTCATGTCAGTTTCACATACGAATAATTTGGTGGTTTCCGGGAGGGCCGCGTGAAGGGCCAAGGCATGTTTGCCGTCACCCAGTCCGAAGAGAACCAGAGCCGTGGCTCGGCTCTTTTTGAAGATATTGAGGGTGCGCTCGGTGAAAGCCGGGATATCTTCAGAAGTTTTTTGTAGAATCGTTTTGGATGGTTGGTCTTTGAAGGCAAAGGCCAGAACTGCGTCGGTATAGTGTTTTATCAGTTTGCTCATGCGGTGATTCCTTTACGGTGGAGTAGTTCTTGATACACGGTTTCGAGTTGACGGGTGACCGTCTGTGCTCGATAGAGGCGGGCAGCTTTTTTCTGTCCGGCCAGCCCCATGCGCCGTGCTTCATCAGGATGGGAAAAAATATATTTCAAGGCATTGGCGTACTCTTCGGCGTTTTGTGCCACGAGTCCGGTGGTCATATGGTCGACCAATTCCAATTGGGCAT
This genomic window contains:
- a CDS encoding glycosyl transferase family 2; this translates as MSKLIKHYTDAVLAFAFKDQPSKTILQKTSEDIPAFTERTLNIFKKSRATALVLFGLGDGKHALALHAALPETTKLFVCETDMNTARTFLKSNSDWTDKNSNVNLICDTSLWAQLYLLALANVSSDTATLVLNPTMDDETKQQYQSLQRLFMQSKPHQAINSSYLSHVGVAAPDLSVGAILSPDEPDLDVYFGQFPDWVKEVVVVWDNETVPETNYPCAAPVRHFAHPLDDFASQRNRMLDECEGDWILCLDGDEMFNEEVWDLFPACMLVKRLEACYFPRMTLYPDENHSKVGYGLWPDLQLRLFKNSKDIRFERPIHERLTGIQGRTALALDAPILHYSRLRKSPEVLTAKLKRFDKAGGDTITHVLSEDYPNVERSLFAEASFIMGAIQMLMLEENPA
- a CDS encoding OmpA family protein yields the protein MKKVLFFALLLILSACANVDLSLTDQTKVYSDPTVRKSPLQVSVHPRGKQYRPLTAYFYPFVIQQRTSDHASLSDSFAQIFYSAWTEERLFPVMELQSGTRYQGLSTALETARRRGADLLILGKVPYFYAGHTLDDTAITVQVDIYAAGSGILLWTMMQSGRLEERPPDDYFYFKHEFRMSEAPFNKIIREIAKDMTIPLKAWLPSPDTQYKYVDNPAQVKPSLTQLVEAPATTATDPGPGVTLPPESNENTVVRPDVPGVNLDVHFDFDKATIQESSYPLLDALSEALNSPELKGKSIIIGGHTDTKGNEAYNLSLSKKRADAVKAYLVNKGGVDPATIETVGYGKSRPLNQGLTTKEQQKNRRVEIRLAG
- a CDS encoding zinc-ribbon domain-containing protein; translation: MQIICPECKFAREVDESKIPPRSQVATCPKCQTKFKFREIPEQEFVIEEPEAPAPEPIVTSQEQAKSPEPETSERTFPDLPTPGEKPKEDLWKQLDAMAPPEPKATPQHNSDTSNEPTSTEPYTHQNGPEPVDGWNGEFNADFPEPLDEPKIIYPSGQTPQTDEQQPVDGWNGEFSEDFPDPMQTESDENETPEASMEVPPPFEQLDRYGFFGGLFMTIKLALFSPRLFFSVMPVGGGLSKPLTFAILVAMIQALAQFAWGVAGLTPSIDITSNGLEVVAYNTTNGLFELLVTPAFAAMSIYFITGFYHLILKLFRAGNKGFEGSFRAVAYAYAPMITGIIPLVTLEVVSVWMLLNAIWGLVLTAIGLKYIHKISYFIIIPVILMPLLIGMILAVIGMQGQMPTM